CAGtggattaatttaaattataaacctCTGTCGTATACTGGAAGGGCAATATAAAGTGTATTTGATGAAAGGCTATGTTgaattaaaaaagaaatgaCAAAGTTTATATAGGATTACTTTTCCTTTATTATAATGTGAATCATCAAGAGTTGCAATTACTATATAATGATGATGTGTAACTGTTTTTCCTGTGAAGGTGGGTTGTTTCAAATAGATTAGAATTAGATGTTCCTCACTGTTTGTCCTCTTTTCTGGAAAGTATCATTTACTTAAATATTAAGTATAATCAGAATGATGCACTTAATTTTTCCTAgttcttatatttttctctGTGTTTATGGTATTCTATTATGGATCTTTTGTATGATAAATATAATGGAAAATTGCAGGAACCAATCCCTGTCACTCAGCTTGTAAGGGAAGTTGCTGCTGTTATGCAGGAATTTACTCAGTCAGGGTAATTAAATTCTTTGTAAACCCTTTCTGATATGTTTGTTTCTTTAATTATCTACTCTATGATGCCCTTACCAGAACTTTCTAACTACTGAAACCATGTAATTTTCAACTTGAACCTCTGGGTAGTGATCGGTAGCTGTATTGAGACAGAGATGttggggagaaaaagaaaaaggttcgAGAGAGGGGGCAAAGGCATAATCTTAAATTTGTTCATGCATATGAACATCTTCTTACATAAGTTGTATACTTCCAAAATAGAGGGACGGGATTTCAAAAAAGAAGGGACATGAGAGACACATCTCTGCTGTTCTATTGTTTTCATCCATTATGTTCCAAACGCTATCATAGTATGCCTGGTTTTCAGTAGAGTTGCAATTGATTTGTTTTATCTCCATTCTTTTACTCCTTCGCTATATTGAATTCTGATGTTTATGTTTTGTCCTAATAGTGGTGTTAGGCCATTTGGAGTGTCCCTACTAGTTGCTGGATTTGATGATAACGGGCCACAATTGTATCAGGTACGTTGATCTTCTTTTTGAGTTGAACTCTGGTAAATGAATATCACCTACAACCTTGATCGCATTGTGTTGTCTCGCACGTGGATATGAAATACCCATGACTTACACATTTCTGAAGATAATATAATCCATGAGATCCTTTAGTTTAGTTatctattaaaaatttaaaatagaaaagaaaaaaccaTATAATTTGTTACAGTGTAACATTATCTTGCTTCTGGTTGAACTGGTTTTGGTTTGATTTATAGTAACAATTTGTGGATTATTTATGCAGTTTAAAATTTAAGTGGGTTTGCTAAAAATAGTCAGTTGTCTATCATGCTTTTCCATATTTGTGTGTTTAATAGGTTTTGTGCTGGGATATCTTTGTTTTGTactttgaaatttgaattttgtaaaaccaCTACTTTGGATCTGAGAGAGCTGAAGTTTGTGTTTGGTGCAATTTGCTTTTGTGCTGTAGGTGGATCCATCAGGTTCTTACTTTTCTTGGAAAGCTTCTGCTATGGGCAAAAATGTTTCTAATGCAAAGACTTTTCTTGAGAAGAGGTATGGTCACTTTGACTTTGACATCAATGACAATGTTAAGTGCAAAACATATATCCATAGCATCAGAAAGTATAATGGGATGTGTGCAGGTGTTGAACTATTGATAGCCGTTAAGATACTCGACTATCATCTAAGGCGAACTTGCAAATTCTTTAAATATGCAGTCCAGGCTCAAGTGGACTTGAGGACTTGAAATGGCTAAAATTGATGCATTCCGAATGCATACTTTGAAAAATTGGTTTATGTTTCTTTGATGTTCATATCAGAGTCATTCTCTTATCCCCATTTCATTTCACTGGTTCTTTTCATTCTCCACTTGCAGGTATACTGATGACATGGAACTTGATGATGCGGTCCACACGGCAATATTGACACTGAAGGAAGGGTAGGGTCATGTCCTTTCAAGTTTATGCACTAAATAAAATCATTAACCATCTGACTACCAAGAATCCCAAAATAAGTTTTGTTCACTTTCTTTCACAGTTACAGATTTGtagaaggaaaagaaattaataGTATAGTACAATATTAAGGCTTCCTACATAGGCATTTACTTaaatagtattattattattatctctGCTAGGTTCTGTTGGTATAAGGGGCTTTGTATAATCTAAAACAGTTAATTTTTCATTGGTATTTTACAGGTTTGAGGGACAGATCTCGGGAAAGAACATTGAAATTGGCATAATTGgatctgacaaaaagttcaggTGGAAATCTCTTTCtgcaaaatttataataattcgTGTGCTTTGCTTCTTATCTAGTCTGAATGACTTTCTGTTTGGCTTTCTTCAAAACATTACACTACATGAACCTTGCTTCTGATTTTGTTGGATTGTACTTTCtgaattaaaataagaattctTAGAAAACACAGAACAGTAAAAAACATTGTTCCTGTGGAACTTGGACACGAAGATTGATTAAGCACAACTGCACAAGCTACTTCAAATCATGCTTACATGTAAATGGGTGACTTAATAGGTTGTTAATTTTGTTGCAGGGTATTGACCCCCGCTGAAATTGATGATTACTTGGGTGAAGTAGAATAATCTTGAGAAATGAAGCAATCTTTCTTGTAAGAGTGTTTGTTTGAATGTTTATTTAGTTGAATGTTAAGGGTGGATACTGGATAGAGCTGTGAAACGAGGATTTGTTATTAAGAAatttagtattaaaaaaatataagtagcTTTGAGgttttctatttaaataaaataaatatataatttcttaatttgaattaaaataaagactaagcttttaaatttttttttcaaaattgaataaACCAATTcacttcaaataaaaaaattttattcttcataTCGGATTGATTTTCCTTAGAAGATCGATTCACATCGGGAAcgtttcttttctctttttcgtAATTGCCATCTTGTTGCATCAACAAATGAGAATCATTTTTCAAGTCAATTTGAATAAggtctataattttatttaaaataaaatccttaatttaagtatattttatatatgtttaattatatactgtgatatcaataaaaataattatattaatagtCTTCTAAACATTTGAATTTAATTAGAAGATTTTGTAAAGCACTTCACAATGAAATTAAACTCATCAATAAATATACTAACAAAAGCATTGAAAATTTTGTATGAAtggctaaatttttttatgacgGTGGTTTATTAAAAGGATCCCGCTAGGTAGATAATGGattatttgtacaatgtgtacaatgggttATTAAGTTATAAAATGAATATCATCTATACTATCTAAAATAACCATCTGAGTATTAGAGATAATAAACATCTTTCCAaaagattaaattgattttggtATTCACCAAGGAACGAACTCTTAACCTTTCAAATCTAATgctttaataccatgtcatAATATCACTCATTCCAAAAGTTTCAGTTGATGAAAAAAGATAACATTAATGATTATATttctaatactccataaacctccattatacacattgtacaagTATTCTATTGGCTCCTCGTacttttccttattaaaaatataacagAAGTAAAGAGATTGGAAGGAACCAGCCATAATTAATCATAGACAAGTAAACTAAAATCTGTGAACCTGCTTTGATTGCTAAGAAGCCCGTGAAGACAACGACTTGTTGGAAGTGGACAActacaaaattaaattattattccgTTTCCGACATAAACTCACCCATTTCATGCCATTCCTTTATCTCCTAAGATGTCTGTATTTGGTTttgtcttattttcttttttataatttctttAAAAAGGATAGGGGCATCCTACGGTATGCAAGTTATTAGAAACAAAGGGTTTAATTGAGGTTTGAACTCAACATCTCTTAATCAATTCAAAGCACCCAACTACTAAACTagtcaatatatatatatatatatatatatatatatatattaaaaattaatacaaactattaaaattatcgactcaattttattatatttgtttatTTGTAAAGTTTTATGGGcagaagataaaaaaatagacaaaaaatactttttattatgttgttttaaataaaaaaattaactcaaaataaaaataggaaacAGGCCAAAATCCCTAAAGTTAGATGTTACACAACAATCTAtagatgaaaattaaaaaaaaaaggtactTTATATGAATATCATAAAtcaactattatatatttatatatatatatatatatatatatatatttatatttgttaGCACACACTTTTTTGATAAACTagttaattattaaaacaatttattttttacaacaatgtaattaaatatttcatagtagaataattaaactatttcaAAATAACATAATTATACTTTATATGAACATACAAAATTAGCTACTATTGTATTTTTGTacttttactcattttttggttataaatataaaatctaGTTTGATCATGTTATTTATGAAGTTGGATTATAAGTGTGAATTAAATGTCATTatattattgttaaaatttGATTACATTGTGTATAAAGTTTAATCATAAATATGATGTGTTTATTCTATATTCCTAAATGCATCTATATtctatccaaaaaaaaaaaaacatgtatctatatgaatgaatgatttttttatatagttttagAACTCACTTAgatgccaaaaaaaaaaaagtgagaaCGAACCATATACAATAAGAAAAAAACAAAGCTTAAACatatgaatatatgaatgattggtgATGAATTTTTTACATTCATATAGTATAGTTAGATTAAAAtataagtttaattttaatgtactaataatgtaaaatattttatatagttgaataaatataactatttttttGAATGACAATTCagtcaatataaaaaataattatttttgttaatataatataatataattagttatatgtgtaaaataattttatattaatagtgcatcaaaaataaattcttaaaatataCTTAGTAATAAGTTAACTATTATTTATTTGACGTTATATAGCAAACAACTATTTAGGAAAGTTCTTAAGTATTAACAATAGACACCTATCAAATAATGAGATGCGTATCATATCAAAGTAGCAACAAAACGGATGTGCCAAAAATAAAATAGCGAATAAAAAGGGGTGTTAGGACTTAGGAGATATAGAATGATATTCAAATGATGGTGGGTGCATGGCACATGATTAGCATCTTCTGTGGCTAAGGTGCAGATTTTGGAAGCTTAACACAACTTCGGTGTCACATTCTTCAAcaaatttttcttgttattattGTCATTATTAGTTATTAACTCTATATTCATCAACAAACATATAAAAGATTTTAAAGCTagcaataaattattattgtgttttgttatatatatatatgctctACTCTCTTAGACTGCATTTATTTATAAGAATAAGACATTGagataagaataaaaaaatacaaaattgtATTTAACAGTTAACAAGTgagacataaataaaaatattgtattttaaaatattaaattaatatattttatgtcatttttatcaaaaaaattataaaaatataatttatttttttattatcataatcaaatttttataattatattttattattttatttttattctaaattttgtgtgaataaaaaaaaagataaattaaatattcagtttattattaaacaaaatacaaaaaataaaaaatatttatttttatatttttattttttatgtcatatttttaatatatcatatttttaaaatcttatcatGTTCTGTTTTTAAAATCAAAGATATGTTTATGTACACTATTACGgtcatattattattactacAACTGGGATTGATTACTTTGTAAACAGATTCATTTTGCTGTCAAGAATTAGCACTGGTTCTTAGTTCTTATGAGTCATAAGAAATCACACTAGCTAGCTGGAGAATTTTTTTAAGTCTACATGGAACCAATCATTGTTCCTTCCATACTATGACAAGGGAAAATGGGAAATATATACAGACAAAtgaaacaataataaaaaaaaaatttaacatattttCTTATACAAGAGTCATAAATTTTTtgcataaatatttttatatatttattttatgatttttttgagaTAAAGACGAATTGAATTATAGATATTTTGTCAAAAAAATTATGATACTGttcataaaataatatattttaaaaatttaatagatAGTGTTACATAAATCTGTATACATCTAACTTTTTCATATACATGACAGGagagaaaatataaagaaaactaaaaattgACCCTTACTTTTAATTTACAGCAAGTGTAGTCATCCAATAGATGCATGCTTTCAAACTTTTTAAAAACATTGTAATAGTTTATAACTACCCAAAATAAATAAcatgaaaacaaaattgaaataaCTTTTGGTGaacatatttaaataatttttctcaaaattcacaaacatcatcatatatatatatatacataaaccGCCAAAAGCtgttatgatatatatatatatattatcaacACTGGATCACATGCATATCTTCATTACATTCACATACACTAATTAATTCACACTGTGACTCCAAGAAGCTaaggattaaaaaaaaaaaaaaatccggTGCATAAATATTTCACGTTaacataatatttaaaaaaaatgtatataaagATATAGGTAAATACTATTTTATCTTCTTTAAAATAATATGTAAATTATTCTCTTTAATGTGTcacattttaatttaatatttatttgtaGTTTAATCTGATAATtacattaataaatatttttatagcttgaatttatgtttttaaaattacaGAGACAATTCAACTGTTGCTCAAAAACTCTCAGTTATCCAATAAGCTAAGGATATACGTGTTTGTCAAGAAGGAGTGTTACTCAAATGTGAACATGTCATGCTCTTATCATAGCTTGTCTCGTGAACCTACAGCCCCCAACAAACTCCACAGTCCACACACACCCTTTTGGCATTTTTGACACCAACAACAAGTGCATATAATTGAGTAGAGtgcattattatttatttggaACAACAATCACCTAGTTTTGCCTTCACGAACTAACAAACCTTAAGAATAGGAGAATAATAATGTCTTGGTTCCTTGTAATTCTGTTCCTCACTCTCACATTTGGCACTCTCTCTTCACAGAGTACTCATGATGAAAAGAggcttccttcttcttctgctcCTGCTGTTGTTGCTGTTGGAACTGTTTTTTGTGACAAATGTCTTCAACATAGTTTCTCCTTTGGAAGCCATTTCATTTCAGGTCCTTTTTTTGTAACCACtactttcatttatttattttttatttttgtctatGATTATATAGGATTATCTACCGTTAAATACTGTTACTACTTACTAATTATTTTCAGCTCAACCATATTTGGGTTTTTTAGTTggtgaatattcaaaaaaaatagtccgtaaaaatgataattaagaatcgttagataataatttaattaaacatGACAAATGAATAACCATTTTTCT
This sequence is a window from Arachis stenosperma cultivar V10309 chromosome 10, arast.V10309.gnm1.PFL2, whole genome shotgun sequence. Protein-coding genes within it:
- the LOC130954508 gene encoding proteasome subunit alpha type-2-A gives rise to the protein MGDSQYSFSLTTFSPSGKLVQIEHALTAVGSGQTSLGIKAANGVVIATEKKLPSILVDEASVQKIQLLTPNIGVVYSGMGPDFRVLVRKSRKQAEQYHRLYKEPIPVTQLVREVAAVMQEFTQSGGVRPFGVSLLVAGFDDNGPQLYQVDPSGSYFSWKASAMGKNVSNAKTFLEKRYTDDMELDDAVHTAILTLKEGFEGQISGKNIEIGIIGSDKKFRVLTPAEIDDYLGEVE